The Vigna unguiculata cultivar IT97K-499-35 chromosome 6, ASM411807v1, whole genome shotgun sequence genome contains a region encoding:
- the LOC114187552 gene encoding spermidine hydroxycinnamoyl transferase-like, translated as MVAIVASYSVFPSKETPKGHLWLSDSDQVVRSGHTPTIYVYKAKHIDDTTKRLINSLAEILVHYYPLAGRLSLAESGRIEVDCNAKGVTFIEAETTKSLGDYGDFSPSESVKELVPKIDYTQPIEEIPLLLVQFTRFRGGEGFVVGVAFCHPLADGLAGTQFINLWAKVARGETLEPHELPYLDRTILKLQHSSASPCFDHPELKPLPLKLGSSDVNAEQSKKTSGVLLKLTPEQVQKLKKEANEEALEEGVREYSRFEAIAGHVWRCACKGRELDEKQPTVVRFNADIRSRLIPPLPRNYFGNALAATVSAECYVGEIVSKPLSYGAQKVREAIEKLSNEYIRSQLRIVLGEEQLDCIRGLFLGQGERMNVPFAGNPNLQITSWMSMAVYEADFGWGKPVFFGLAYVSAQDRAVILQSPDGDGSIIVSMHFQEPHLELFKKFFYQSL; from the coding sequence ATGGTAGCCATTGTTGCTTCTTACAGTGTCTTCCCAAGTAAAGAAACTCCCAAAGGTCATTTATGGCTATCAGATAGTGACCAAGTCGTGCGTTCAGGTCACACACCCACTATCTATGTATACAAAGCAAAACACATTGATGACACCACTAAGAGGTTGATAAACTCTCTTGCTGAGATTTTAGTGCACTACTATCCACTTGCTGGCAGGTTGAGCTTAGCAGAAAGTGGTCGAATTGAAGTGGATTGCAATGCGAAAGGAGTGACTTTTATCGAAGCTGAAACCACAAAATCATTGGGTGATTATGGAGATTTTTCACCTTCTGAGTCTGTCAAGGAGCTTGTTCCAAAGATTGATTACACTCAACCCATAGAGGAAATTCCTTTGTTGCTTGTGCAGTTCACAAGATTCCGTGGTGGTGAAGGCTTTGTCGTTGGAGTGGCTTTCTGTCACCCTTTGGCTGATGGGCTTGCTGGCACTCAGTTCATCAATTTATGGGCAAAAGTGGCTCGTGGAGAGACACTTGAGCCACATGAATTGCCCTACCTTGATAGAACAATACTCAAACTCCAACACTCATCAGCATCACCATGCTTTGATCACCCCGAGTTGAAGCCTCTACCGCTAAAGCTAGGAAGCTCTGACGTCAATGCTGAGCAAAGCAAGAAGACAAGTGGTGTGTTACTGAAACTAACGCCAGAACAGGTGCAGAAGCTGAAGAAGGAGGCGAATGAAGAAGCCTTGGAAGAAGGGGTTAGAGAATATAGCAGATTTGAAGCTATTGCAGGTCATGTATGGAGATGTGCATGTAAGGGTCGTGAACTTGATGAGAAGCAACCAACGGTGGTTCGGTTCAATGCGGATATCCGCAGCAGATTAATCCCTCCTCTCCCTAGGAATTACTTTGGGAATGCTTTGGCAGCAACGGTGTCAGCCGAATGCTATGTGGGAGAAATAGTGTCAAAGCCGTTGAGCTATGGTGCACAAAAGGTAAGAGAAGCGATTGAAAAGCTTAGTAATGAGTACATACGGTCACAATTGAGGATTGTGTTGGGCGAGGAGCAATTGGATTGCATAAGGGGTTTGTTCTTGGGACAGGGAGAGCGTATGAATGTCCCTTTTGCTGGGAATCCGAATCTTCAAATCACAAGCTGGATGAGCATGGCAGTGTACGAAGCAGATTTTGGATGGGGAAAGCCTGTGTTCTTCGGGTTGGCGTATGTTTCTGCGCAAGATAGGGCAGTGATTCTTCAAAGTCCAGATGGTGATGGTTCCATTATTGTGTCCATGCACTTCCAAGAACCACATTTGGAGCTTTTCAAGAAATTCTTCTACCAGAGTTTGTGA